GGCATAGGAACGCCACTGACGGCCACCGAccactcccagctccccaggTGCCCTCTCACCCTTGAGCTTCTCCCCAAACATGGTGAGGAACACGGTGAAGTTGATGGGGCCGGGTGCCTCCTTTATCATCTCATCGATCTCCTCGTTCTTCACATTCAGGCGCCCTGCGGAGAGCAGCCGTGGGTCAGTCACGGATCTGTGTCCTGCTCTGCGTGTCGGGGGCTAAAACCACACACCACAGAACCCTTCCCTGGGGGTTTTCCCCCCACTGGAGGGAAATAGCACATCCCTGGGGAGCCACCTCTGACAAGGAACGGAGGCAGCAGGAGTGAGGTGAGAGGATCATCTCCAGCTCTGGCTTCTCAGGCTCCAGAGTCACAGAAAAGGACGCAAAGGACTGagctgtgctgtttttttcccctcacagccTCTTTTAGCCCTCCTTGGAAGGTGCTTTGGGTCAAGACCACCAGCACTGGggctctccctgtcccccagaGCCAAAAGCAAACAGGATTGAATGCCTACATCCCTTTTCCCGAGGCTGGGCTGTCCTTGGAACTCCGTTGCTGATTCATGCTGACCTCTGATGGCAGAGCCAAGCTGGCAGTGTCACAGCCTCCCACAAATCCCCGAAATCCCCTGAATGCCCACACGCCCCGGGATGCCgtgggatgggcacagccaggTGCTTCTAAGCACGGAAAAGGCAGGGAGGGTTCGGCTGTGTAATCCAGGAGCTGGCTCCAGTGCCAACGGGATAAaccagcactgctgtgggagctgctccgTGTCACCGCGAGGGATCTCCCTGCCTGACGGGCTTGGGTTTGGATCAGGAGGTTCTTTGCAAAACGGGAGGTGTGGCGAATGGCAGGGGTTTGGTGAAATGCCTCACAACCCCTTGTTTCTCAATTTACAGGTCCAGTGTTGGCAAAGGGATGGGGGGCTGCCAAAGCTGGGCTCACCAAGGGCAGCGAAGGTGTCCCTCAGATCCGCCTTGTCGATGAAGCCGTCCCGGTTCTGATCCATGATGGTGAATGCCTGGaagcacaggagcagggcagggagcgcAGGGAAAGGGGGAATGGTCAGCTTTAGTACCTTTCTCCTGCTCCCTTCAGCTTGGATGGGCTAAGGGCTTTTTGAGCCCTGCCAGGATGGGCTCTGGGGTCTCACTCAGCCTCATCCCACACAGTCCTGCGCCCCGGGGTGATGGCAACCCAAACCCCAGTGCTGTACAAACCCTTTCCTTGGCCAGCATGACCCCAGGCAGAGAGGCCAGCCTGAGGCACCAGCTCCTCCGACTGGGACCAGTTACCCCTGGAACTGGGATCTGCGCAGGACCACGTGCCTGCTGTGCAGGGGGCGAGAGCTGCTGGCAAGGCAGGTGGGAGCGAGCTGGGAAATGCGCTCCAGCTCCCCGGATCCTCTGAGGGATGCGGGCTCCTGGCAAGCTTGGAGGCGATGCCGGGTTTAACGGTGTCACCGAGTTGTCATTtctcacatttaaaataaaacaacccaaaacccgGCCTGCTGCCTCCTGGTGTGAACCAGCTGTCGCTTGAGAGCACCAAGGAAAGAGCTGAAGGTCACTCGGTGTCAAGGAGCCTCGGTCCTTCCCACCAAACCCACCTACCTCTTTGAATTCCTGGATCTGGGCCTGCTcaaacatggagaagacattgGAATTAGCACCTTCAATCCTCTTCTTGGCTTTCTTGGGTGCCTGAGGGAGTCCAAGTATGTACCATCAGCTCTCTGGCTTTTTAGGGGGTGAAATAAAAGCATGGAAGTGCCCTATTCTTAGTCCTGACTCCTTcgtgggagctctgggctggggctctCTTCCCTGGGGGCTCGGTGgtttctccctgcagctctgggacacTGAGGGGCATTAAGATTCCTGCTTAAATTTCAGCTCCTGGTGAATTCAGCCAAATAGGTCCGAGGAAAGGTGAGGAGTGAAATCACTTCTCCCACGGGCAGGTAAAAGGGTCAGCACTGGGGTGAGAAATCCCCGCTGGAGCCCTCAGCGCTGCTGAGGTTGCACACGAGGGTTGTGGTCGGTCGTTGCTTCTTTACCCTGCTGATATTAAAACGTGGCTTAATTAAAAAtctgcctcctcctgcactgGGGCTTGAAACAGCCAGAAATGGGTCAATGTGTGTTTTAAAGAGGACCGAAGGGCCCCTCGCTGTCCCACCCAGCCCATTATCCCTCATTCcgctgcctgctcctgcagccgGTTCCTCTCATGGGGGCCTGTCagggggaggatttggggggcaCAAAACGACTCCTCCTCTCACTGCGTGAAGGAAGGGAGATGAGAAAAATGGCATTTGGACCCTAAAACCATCTGCCCTCATTCAaaagctctgctctggtgtgggagacgcctccctgctccctgtgagaTGCTGCTGATCCGGCCAGATGCTCCCCAAATTTGCTCACTCCCCTTTTCCAAGGCAGACAAGACCCTTGCCCCTCAGCTCCctgtttcctcctttcctccctggcCACTAAAGCTGGTGAAAAATCGGAAGGGTTTTACCTCTTCCTGCTGGAGCTTTGGGCTCTCGCTACTCACCATGGCTTCGCTCGGCCGCCGTGTCACCGTGAGGGGTGTCCCAGAGCCACTCCCTCACTCCCCGCGGCCCGAACAATAAATACACCCCCCTCGGGGTTAAAAATAGCCCCATGCCCACTTTTGGCTGTAATCGGTAATTTGGCCGCCCCCACCCCTGTTGTCTCTGCCTTCCTCTgccgctctctctctctctctctctctctctctctaatcTGGAATAGCAGCTTGTTGTTGTCACCGGCTGACGTGACATGTGAGCCCGGGAGGGTTTCAAGGTTAACCGAGTGCCGGGtggcccccagctcccccacaTCCCCCGGGATGCTGACCCGGGACTGCACGGGGACAAATCCCACCTGCCTTTGTCACTCGGGCTGGCGCCGCGCTTGTCCCCTCCGCTGGGACACGCGGGGAGGGGCTGGCCCCAGGGGAACCCCCCGCTAGAATCCCCCGAGCCTTGAGGACACGGATGTTTCTCCTCGGTGCTTCCAGGCGTCTTTGGGAGCCTCGGTGCCCCACCGCCGCCTCGGCACGGCAAAGCCGGGAGCCGCTGAGCTGCGGGGGGCCGAGGAGCCCTCCTGCCCTTGGGATGCCTCCCTTGGGATGCTCCGGGAGAGGGAGAAGCTGCCGGCTCGCCCAGCATCCC
This window of the Hirundo rustica isolate bHirRus1 chromosome 17, bHirRus1.pri.v3, whole genome shotgun sequence genome carries:
- the MYL2 gene encoding myosin regulatory light chain 2, ventricular/cardiac muscle isoform, whose translation is MAPKKAKKRIEGANSNVFSMFEQAQIQEFKEAFTIMDQNRDGFIDKADLRDTFAALGRLNVKNEEIDEMIKEAPGPINFTVFLTMFGEKLKGADPEETILNAFKVFDPEGKGLKSAYIKEMLMTQGERFSQEEIDQMFAAFPPDMSGNLDYKNLVHVITHGEEKD